From Bradyrhizobium symbiodeficiens, the proteins below share one genomic window:
- the cpaB gene encoding Flp pilus assembly protein CpaB, with protein MNRARIVVLTVAICAGGAAAYLASGSDNSAPPQAPVAQLATVDVLVAKNDIGLGQTVKPEDVQWQTWPAATASATFIRRNERPEGVTQVTGSIARAPFIQGEPIRDQKLVKAEGSGFMAAILPSGMRAISTEISPETGAGGFILPNDRVDVLLTRRLKNPDQAAGGQDVVTSEIILVNVRVLAIDQAPKEKDGQNAVVGKTVTLELTSAQTQALSSARQAGTLSLALRSIADVKMSEITLDESAQKRDGISIIRYGVPSSTAKAR; from the coding sequence CGAGCGGCTCGGACAATTCTGCGCCGCCTCAGGCCCCGGTCGCGCAGCTTGCGACCGTCGACGTCCTCGTGGCCAAGAACGACATCGGCCTCGGCCAGACCGTGAAGCCGGAAGATGTGCAATGGCAGACCTGGCCGGCCGCGACCGCCAGCGCCACCTTCATCCGCCGCAACGAGCGTCCCGAGGGCGTGACCCAGGTGACCGGTTCGATCGCGCGCGCCCCCTTCATTCAGGGTGAGCCGATCCGCGACCAGAAGCTGGTCAAGGCCGAGGGCTCCGGATTCATGGCGGCCATCCTGCCCAGCGGCATGCGGGCCATCTCGACCGAAATCTCGCCGGAGACCGGCGCAGGCGGCTTCATCCTGCCCAATGACCGCGTCGACGTCCTGCTCACGCGCCGTCTCAAGAACCCGGACCAGGCCGCCGGCGGCCAGGACGTCGTCACGTCCGAGATCATCCTGGTCAATGTGCGCGTGCTCGCCATCGACCAGGCTCCGAAGGAGAAGGACGGCCAGAACGCCGTGGTCGGCAAGACCGTGACCCTGGAACTCACTTCCGCACAGACCCAGGCGCTTTCCTCGGCCCGTCAGGCCGGAACGCTGTCGCTGGCGCTGCGCAGCATTGCCGACGTCAAGATGAGCGAAATCACGCTCGACGAATCCGCTCAGAAGCGCGACGGCATCTCGATCATTCGCTACGGCGTCCCGAGCTCGACGGCGAAAGCACGATGA